The following proteins are encoded in a genomic region of Actinomadura sp. NAK00032:
- a CDS encoding MFS transporter, with product MHSTSAESGASTRRRLYAAALVGSVGDGIYVPLTMLFVHALTGLSLTAIGAGLSLAGLCALAFMPVAGALIDRLGAKRVVMIALVLRALGFAAYPFADTYLSFLGVAVVVAVGMWTSTPSQHAFIGEIAQGAERDRLLAWDRSLRNGGMGVGSLAAAGLLAFNGNGGFLTAAMVLASLFLLAAVLVARIPAVRGGGGRRREERQGYRQVLADRPYLLIAAANFLIAFGYTTQAMALPVFLTRDVGLPDAMAGGVFALNTVLVAALGVPIARLTMRGRRTRTAALGAAVFGLSFAAFALVPQLVGGAYAIAAVLAIAVLYTAGELIHSVPAQGLSVQAAPDHLRGRYLSVYQSSWSLCRTVAPLLLGFLLEAGPWQLWTVLALMVPAGAVILLCAERALPPHAVGTRAASGTRVGRAPGERVAART from the coding sequence GTGCACTCGACTTCAGCTGAATCCGGAGCGTCCACGCGCCGCCGCCTCTACGCCGCCGCCCTCGTCGGGTCGGTCGGCGACGGCATCTACGTCCCGCTGACGATGCTGTTCGTCCACGCGCTGACGGGGTTGTCGCTGACGGCAATCGGCGCCGGCCTGAGCCTCGCCGGGCTGTGCGCGCTGGCGTTCATGCCGGTCGCGGGCGCTCTCATCGACCGGCTCGGCGCCAAACGCGTGGTCATGATCGCGCTGGTGCTGCGCGCGCTGGGCTTCGCCGCCTACCCGTTCGCCGACACCTACCTCTCCTTCCTCGGGGTCGCGGTGGTGGTCGCGGTGGGGATGTGGACGTCCACACCGAGCCAGCACGCGTTCATCGGCGAGATCGCTCAGGGCGCGGAGCGCGACCGGCTGCTGGCCTGGGACCGCAGCCTGCGCAACGGCGGGATGGGCGTGGGCAGCCTGGCGGCGGCCGGCCTGCTGGCGTTCAACGGCAACGGCGGGTTCCTCACCGCCGCGATGGTCCTGGCCTCGCTGTTCCTCCTCGCCGCCGTGCTCGTGGCCCGGATCCCGGCCGTCCGCGGAGGTGGCGGACGGCGGCGGGAGGAACGCCAGGGGTACCGGCAGGTGCTCGCCGACCGGCCCTACCTGCTCATCGCCGCCGCCAACTTCCTGATCGCCTTCGGCTACACGACCCAGGCGATGGCGCTGCCGGTCTTCCTGACGCGCGACGTCGGCCTGCCCGACGCCATGGCGGGCGGCGTGTTCGCGCTGAACACCGTCCTGGTGGCCGCGCTCGGCGTGCCGATCGCGCGGCTGACGATGCGGGGCAGGCGCACGCGCACCGCGGCGCTCGGCGCTGCCGTGTTCGGGCTGTCCTTCGCCGCCTTCGCGCTCGTCCCGCAGCTGGTCGGCGGCGCGTACGCCATCGCCGCCGTCCTCGCGATCGCGGTGCTCTACACGGCCGGCGAACTCATCCACTCCGTGCCCGCGCAGGGCCTGTCCGTCCAGGCCGCCCCCGACCATCTGCGCGGACGGTACCTGTCGGTCTACCAGTCGTCGTGGTCGCTCTGCCGGACGGTCGCGCCCCTGCTTCTGGGGTTCCTGCTGGAGGCGGGGCCGTGGCAGCTGTGGACCGTCCTGGCGCTGATGGTCCCGGCTGGCGCGGTCATCCTTCTCTGCGCCGAGCGCGCTCTACCGCCGCACGCCGTGGGGACGCGCGCCGCGTCCGGCACTCGGGTCGGCCGGGCGCCCGGGGAGCGGGTCGCCGCGCGGACGTGA
- a CDS encoding DsbA family protein, protein MEGNLVSPASAQVVCYFDAACPFAWLTSRWLLDVERLEPIDLSFRIMSLSVLNEHRDIEPWYREFNDRAWGPARVCTAAELQHGTGILRELYTALGNRIHVQRNKDYSAVIAEALDELGLPASLAEAASTDKFDEPLRARHQAAQDALGEEGGTPLVTLNGATFFGPVLSATPKGEEAVRLFRSLKTLAEMDAFAELKRARGALDFS, encoded by the coding sequence ATGGAAGGTAATCTCGTCTCGCCGGCGTCCGCGCAGGTCGTCTGCTACTTCGACGCCGCCTGCCCGTTCGCCTGGCTCACCTCCCGGTGGCTGCTCGACGTCGAGCGGCTGGAGCCGATCGACCTGAGCTTCCGGATCATGAGCCTGTCGGTGCTGAACGAGCACCGCGACATCGAGCCCTGGTACCGCGAGTTCAACGACCGCGCCTGGGGGCCCGCCCGGGTCTGCACGGCCGCCGAACTCCAGCACGGCACCGGCATCCTGCGGGAGCTGTACACGGCGCTCGGCAACCGCATCCATGTGCAGCGCAACAAGGACTACAGCGCGGTCATCGCCGAAGCGTTGGACGAGTTGGGCCTGCCCGCGTCCCTGGCCGAAGCCGCCTCTACTGACAAATTCGACGAGCCTCTACGGGCCAGGCACCAGGCCGCGCAGGACGCCTTGGGCGAGGAGGGCGGCACGCCCCTCGTCACCCTGAACGGCGCGACCTTCTTCGGGCCCGTCCTGAGCGCCACCCCGAAGGGCGAGGAGGCCGTGCGGCTGTTCCGGTCCCTGAAGACGTTGGCCGAGATGGACGCGTTCGCCGAGTTGAAGCGGGCCCGCGGTGCACTCGACTTCAGCTGA
- a CDS encoding diiron oxygenase, translated as MTLPTHTGPKTTGADTFDQEYLDLLRTLSEGSVHRRFDPFLDIDWDAPEFALDPDDPRWVLSPEIDPLGATRWYQELPLERQIEIGKWRMANSIKVGAAFESILIRGMMQYIMKLPNGSAEFRYCLHEMTEECNHIQMFQELVNRIGVDVPGMRPWFRRLSPLIGVAGGYRHVVLFIGILGGEEPIDHYQKALIRSGESIPPAMLRTMEIHIAEEARHISFAGEFLRVHVPRMNPVNRALCALVFPLAMRWLAGEIMTPPRSFAKQFGIPREVYREAFWRGPHSRAILSGYFGDMRKLAADLGLMTPAAKRLWKALHIDGKPSRYRGEPHREARGLA; from the coding sequence ATGACGCTGCCCACCCACACCGGGCCCAAGACCACCGGAGCCGACACGTTCGACCAGGAGTACCTCGACCTGCTGCGGACGCTCTCCGAAGGGTCGGTGCACCGGCGCTTCGACCCCTTCCTCGACATCGACTGGGACGCCCCCGAGTTCGCCCTCGACCCGGACGACCCCCGCTGGGTGCTGTCACCGGAGATCGACCCGCTGGGCGCGACGCGCTGGTACCAGGAGCTGCCGCTGGAGCGCCAGATCGAGATCGGGAAGTGGCGGATGGCCAACTCGATCAAGGTCGGAGCGGCGTTCGAGAGCATCCTGATCCGCGGAATGATGCAGTACATCATGAAGCTGCCCAACGGGTCGGCCGAGTTCCGCTACTGCCTCCACGAGATGACCGAGGAGTGCAACCACATCCAGATGTTCCAGGAGCTCGTCAACCGGATCGGCGTGGACGTGCCCGGGATGCGGCCGTGGTTCCGGCGGCTGTCGCCGCTGATCGGCGTGGCGGGCGGCTACCGGCACGTGGTCCTGTTCATCGGGATCCTCGGGGGCGAGGAGCCCATCGACCACTACCAGAAGGCGCTCATCCGGTCGGGCGAGAGCATCCCGCCCGCGATGCTGCGCACGATGGAGATCCACATCGCCGAGGAGGCGCGGCACATCTCGTTCGCCGGCGAATTCCTCCGGGTGCACGTCCCGCGGATGAACCCGGTGAACCGGGCGCTGTGCGCGCTGGTGTTCCCCCTCGCGATGCGCTGGCTGGCCGGGGAGATCATGACGCCGCCGCGCTCGTTCGCCAAGCAGTTCGGCATCCCGCGCGAGGTGTACCGGGAGGCGTTCTGGCGCGGCCCGCACTCGCGCGCGATCCTTTCCGGGTACTTCGGCGACATGCGCAAGCTCGCCGCCGACCTCGGGCTGATGACGCCGGCCGCCAAGCGGCTGTGGAAGGCGCTGCACATCGACGGGAAGCCGTCGCGGTACCGGGGCGAGCCGCACCGCGAAGCGCGCGGGCTCGCCTGA
- a CDS encoding FAD-dependent oxidoreductase, producing MPHVVTQSCCGDASCVYTCPVNCIHPTPDEPDFATAEMLYIDPAACVDCGACVSACPVDAIKPHTKLTEDEQDFLSVNSAFYDAPRSRPLLAPVVPPLRVRGRPAPLRVAVVGSGPAAMYAADEVLTVPGARVSMFERLPMPYGLARTGVAPDHRRTRKVAGQFDAIRAQDGLDLHLGVEVGKDVTHGDLLAHHHAVVYAVGASTDRRLDVPGAGLPGTASATEFVAWYNGHPDFADRTFDLSHPRAVVIGNGNVALDVARILTVDPASLAGTDISPAALDALRRSAVEEVVVVGRRGPAQSAFTLPELIGLRSTPGVGLTVPPDDLGPESAAGPKLDVLRGLAPDPSAPRRIELRYLLSPLRILGDDRAEGVEFGRNALTENGVEPTGRTETVDAGLVLTAIGYRGLPVPDLPFDDATGTVPNEHGRVLDPATGRAVPGTFVAGWIKRGPTGFIGTNKSCAQETVRALVDDFNAGVLADPEARRDRRPALTP from the coding sequence ATGCCGCACGTCGTCACGCAGTCGTGCTGCGGCGACGCGTCCTGCGTCTACACCTGCCCGGTCAACTGCATCCACCCGACACCGGACGAACCGGACTTCGCGACCGCGGAGATGCTCTACATCGACCCGGCCGCCTGCGTCGACTGCGGCGCGTGCGTGTCGGCGTGCCCGGTGGACGCGATCAAGCCGCACACGAAGCTCACCGAGGACGAGCAGGACTTCCTCTCGGTCAACTCCGCGTTCTACGACGCCCCGCGGTCCCGGCCGCTGCTCGCCCCGGTGGTGCCGCCGCTGCGGGTCCGGGGCCGGCCCGCGCCCCTGCGGGTCGCCGTCGTCGGCTCCGGACCGGCCGCGATGTACGCGGCCGACGAGGTGCTGACCGTCCCCGGCGCGCGGGTCTCGATGTTCGAGCGGCTCCCGATGCCCTACGGCCTGGCGCGGACGGGCGTCGCGCCCGACCACCGCCGCACCCGCAAGGTGGCCGGTCAGTTCGACGCCATCCGCGCGCAGGACGGCCTCGACCTGCACCTCGGCGTCGAGGTCGGCAAGGACGTGACGCACGGCGACCTCCTCGCCCACCACCACGCGGTCGTCTACGCGGTCGGCGCCTCGACGGACCGGCGGCTCGACGTCCCCGGGGCCGGGCTGCCCGGCACGGCGTCCGCCACCGAGTTCGTCGCCTGGTACAACGGCCACCCTGACTTCGCCGACCGGACGTTCGACCTGTCGCACCCCCGCGCCGTGGTGATCGGCAACGGCAACGTCGCGCTGGACGTCGCCCGGATCCTCACCGTCGACCCGGCGTCCCTCGCCGGCACCGACATCTCCCCCGCCGCGCTGGACGCCCTGCGCCGCAGCGCCGTCGAGGAGGTCGTGGTCGTCGGCAGGCGCGGACCCGCGCAGTCGGCGTTCACCCTGCCCGAGCTGATCGGCCTCCGCTCGACGCCCGGCGTCGGCCTCACCGTCCCGCCGGACGACCTCGGCCCCGAGAGCGCCGCCGGCCCCAAGCTCGACGTGCTGCGCGGCCTCGCCCCGGACCCGTCCGCGCCGCGCCGGATCGAGCTGCGCTACCTGCTCTCCCCGCTCCGGATCCTCGGCGACGACCGTGCCGAGGGCGTCGAGTTCGGACGCAACGCGCTCACCGAGAACGGCGTCGAGCCGACCGGCCGGACGGAGACCGTGGACGCCGGGCTGGTGCTGACCGCGATCGGCTACCGGGGCCTGCCCGTCCCGGACCTGCCGTTCGACGACGCGACCGGCACCGTGCCGAACGAGCACGGCCGCGTCCTCGACCCGGCGACCGGCCGGGCCGTGCCGGGCACGTTCGTCGCGGGCTGGATCAAGCGCGGCCCGACCGGTTTCATCGGCACGAACAAGTCGTGCGCGCAGGAGACCGTGCGGGCGCTGGTGGACGACTTCAACGCGGGCGTCCTCGCCGATCCGGAGGCGCGCCGGGACCGGCGCCCCGCGCTCACGCCGTGA
- a CDS encoding CHAT domain-containing protein — MPLDDLSAKLADLLAEYEATGDRALPLGAEAAEYAEGLWQNVRAVDTATASPVLIDAYAQASVLLARLHYERHRLRGGAPGDVDLARAVVALAPVAADRRRVPPPMRPLLGRASDDEVQAAAAHAMLRSPSGDPVLIDAAIALMTPAAARRPADVSRQVALCTALRLRHERDGSPDDLDKAVTAGEKAVAGHPETAVAWEALAAAYRCRYRLRGDPEDLRRSIRLLERVAQDDGGPHVLADLGTAHRLLFEHSDDSGHLNTAVRLCESALTAAGEDAARPAWRSELSAVLLRRHERTGSRADLDRAADLAEQVAASAPEDDPDRGVYLADAATAVLRRQRRTGDPDELDRAVVLAGDALETLPEDDRRRPIVLRSLADALHRRSIATGSLDDLNRAATVAGWALAAVPAGHPARGPAAAHVAAVHLTRYTRTGVLTDIARAVEAGEESLASPGSLPARWSMLGEAYRLRSGTIASDDDLQRAIDLGQRAVGATAADDFALAGRLARLAAAYWTRYQGSGDTRALDRAIILGGRAVARTPADDAELPRRWADLAAARLARYRAGGSPGDLAAAVDLAERAWNGLPPGHPDRPQAAAGLCRAYQARVERGGDAPPVERIHDLAGLDDEQPTASPADRVAARHAAGLLAQASGAGRQAVELLDAAAALLPSVAPREAGWADQQHRIGAHAGLVAAGVAAHCGRGDPAGAVEFAELGRGVLLAAQAGTRAGAADLHDRDARLADRFQWVCERLATPGFGVDERRRWWHDHDTLLGRIRALPGLERFQAAPRLDDLRAAAAGGTVVLVNAGPEGGDAVLVTADRPSVRVPLPELRDAAVAEQVTVLLAALSGGGSLSRMMVRRRTVRGVLAWLWRTAVGPVADALGPPRPGPHRVWWLPTGALGLLPLHAAEVPGEAGALDVMVSSFVPSLRALRDARNRPPATRREPLTVVLEQTPGHADLPGAAAEASLLGGAMLTGPGATAANVLTALDSATWAHFACHAVANPVSPAVGGLLLHDRTLTLPEIGGLRPAEAELAYLSACSTADHGVRYADEVLHLASAFQLAGFRHVVASLWPVDDAAAAEAATAFYAALPEVPSADAAASALREVTLGMRARHHSDPALWAPLVHSGP; from the coding sequence ATGCCGCTGGACGATCTGTCCGCCAAGCTCGCAGACCTCCTGGCGGAGTACGAGGCGACCGGGGACCGGGCGTTGCCGCTCGGCGCGGAGGCCGCCGAGTACGCCGAGGGGCTGTGGCAGAACGTCCGCGCCGTCGACACGGCGACGGCGTCGCCGGTGCTCATCGACGCGTACGCGCAGGCGAGCGTCCTGCTGGCGCGGCTGCACTACGAGCGGCACCGCCTTCGCGGGGGAGCGCCGGGGGACGTCGATCTCGCGCGGGCCGTGGTCGCGCTCGCGCCCGTCGCCGCCGACCGCCGCCGGGTCCCGCCGCCGATGCGTCCGCTGCTCGGCCGGGCGTCCGACGACGAAGTCCAGGCTGCTGCGGCGCATGCCATGCTGCGCTCCCCCTCGGGGGATCCGGTGCTGATCGATGCCGCGATCGCCCTCATGACCCCCGCGGCGGCGCGCAGGCCCGCTGACGTCTCGCGGCAGGTGGCGCTCTGCACGGCGCTCCGCCTCCGCCATGAGCGGGACGGCTCACCGGACGATCTGGACAAGGCCGTCACCGCCGGGGAAAAGGCCGTGGCAGGCCACCCCGAAACAGCGGTGGCATGGGAGGCCCTCGCAGCCGCCTACCGATGCCGGTACAGGCTGCGCGGAGACCCCGAAGACCTCCGGCGGAGCATCCGCCTGCTCGAACGCGTCGCGCAGGACGACGGCGGGCCGCACGTCCTCGCCGATCTCGGTACCGCCCACCGGCTCCTGTTCGAGCACAGCGACGACTCCGGGCATCTCAACACCGCCGTGCGCCTCTGCGAGAGCGCCCTCACCGCAGCCGGGGAGGACGCCGCCCGTCCGGCATGGCGTTCCGAGCTGAGCGCGGTGCTGCTGCGCAGGCACGAGCGGACCGGGTCGCGCGCCGACCTGGACCGGGCCGCCGACCTGGCCGAACAGGTCGCCGCGTCCGCGCCCGAAGACGACCCCGACCGGGGCGTCTACCTGGCGGACGCCGCCACCGCCGTGCTGCGCAGGCAGCGCCGCACCGGCGACCCGGACGAACTCGACCGTGCGGTCGTCCTCGCCGGGGACGCCCTCGAAACGCTCCCCGAGGACGACCGGCGCCGCCCGATCGTCCTGCGGAGCCTCGCCGACGCGCTGCACCGCCGCTCGATCGCGACCGGCTCACTCGACGACCTGAACCGCGCCGCCACGGTCGCGGGCTGGGCACTGGCCGCCGTCCCGGCCGGGCATCCGGCGCGCGGCCCGGCCGCCGCGCACGTCGCCGCCGTCCACCTGACCCGGTACACGCGGACCGGCGTGCTCACCGACATCGCACGGGCGGTCGAAGCCGGAGAGGAGAGCCTGGCCTCGCCCGGAAGCCTTCCGGCACGGTGGTCGATGCTCGGCGAGGCCTACCGGCTCCGCTCCGGCACCATCGCCTCGGACGACGACCTCCAGCGCGCGATCGACCTCGGCCAGCGGGCGGTCGGCGCCACGGCCGCCGACGACTTCGCGCTGGCCGGCCGGCTCGCCCGGCTCGCCGCCGCGTACTGGACCCGGTACCAGGGCAGTGGAGACACCAGGGCCCTCGACCGGGCGATCATCCTCGGCGGCCGGGCCGTCGCCCGGACGCCCGCCGACGACGCCGAACTCCCGCGCCGGTGGGCCGATCTGGCGGCGGCTCGCCTGGCCCGGTACCGCGCCGGCGGCTCCCCCGGCGACCTCGCCGCCGCCGTCGACCTCGCCGAACGCGCCTGGAACGGCCTGCCGCCAGGCCACCCCGACCGGCCACAGGCGGCGGCCGGGCTGTGCCGCGCGTACCAGGCCAGGGTGGAGCGCGGCGGCGACGCTCCGCCCGTGGAGCGGATCCACGACCTCGCCGGGCTGGACGACGAGCAGCCGACCGCGTCCCCGGCCGACCGGGTCGCGGCCCGGCATGCGGCGGGCCTGCTCGCCCAGGCTTCCGGGGCCGGCCGCCAAGCGGTGGAGTTGCTGGACGCCGCCGCCGCGCTGCTGCCGTCCGTCGCGCCGCGCGAGGCCGGATGGGCCGACCAGCAGCACCGGATCGGCGCCCACGCGGGCCTGGTCGCCGCGGGCGTCGCCGCGCACTGCGGCCGCGGCGACCCGGCGGGCGCCGTCGAGTTCGCCGAGCTGGGCCGGGGCGTGCTGCTGGCCGCGCAGGCGGGCACCCGGGCGGGGGCGGCCGACCTCCACGACCGCGACGCTCGGCTCGCCGACCGGTTCCAGTGGGTGTGCGAGCGGCTCGCCACCCCCGGTTTCGGCGTGGACGAGCGCCGCCGCTGGTGGCACGACCACGACACGCTGCTGGGCCGGATCCGCGCCCTGCCCGGGCTGGAGCGCTTCCAGGCGGCGCCGCGCCTGGACGACCTGCGCGCCGCCGCAGCCGGAGGCACCGTCGTCCTGGTCAACGCGGGCCCGGAGGGTGGTGACGCCGTCCTCGTCACGGCCGACCGTCCGTCCGTCCGCGTCCCGCTGCCGGAACTCCGGGACGCCGCCGTGGCCGAGCAGGTCACCGTGCTGCTCGCGGCGCTGTCCGGCGGAGGGTCGCTGAGCCGGATGATGGTGCGGCGGCGGACCGTCCGCGGCGTCCTGGCCTGGCTGTGGCGGACGGCCGTCGGCCCCGTCGCGGACGCCCTCGGCCCGCCCCGGCCGGGACCGCACCGCGTCTGGTGGCTGCCGACCGGCGCGCTGGGGCTGCTGCCGCTGCACGCCGCCGAGGTGCCGGGGGAGGCCGGCGCGCTCGACGTCATGGTCTCGTCCTTCGTCCCATCGCTGCGGGCACTGAGGGACGCCCGCAACCGCCCGCCCGCCACCCGCCGGGAACCGCTGACGGTCGTGCTGGAGCAGACCCCCGGCCATGCCGACCTGCCCGGAGCGGCGGCGGAGGCGTCCCTCCTCGGCGGGGCGATGCTGACGGGTCCGGGCGCCACCGCCGCGAACGTCCTCACGGCCCTCGACAGCGCCACGTGGGCGCACTTCGCCTGCCACGCGGTCGCGAACCCCGTCTCACCGGCGGTCGGCGGCCTGCTCCTGCACGACCGGACGCTGACGCTCCCCGAGATCGGCGGCCTACGGCCGGCGGAGGCGGAGCTGGCGTACCTGTCGGCCTGCTCGACCGCCGACCACGGCGTCCGCTACGCCGACGAGGTGCTGCACTTGGCGTCGGCCTTCCAGCTCGCCGGGTTCCGGCATGTCGTGGCCAGCCTCTGGCCCGTCGACGACGCTGCCGCCGCCGAAGCCGCCACCGCCTTCTACGCGGCGCTGCCGGAGGTGCCGTCCGCCGACGCCGCCGCGTCCGCCCTCCGCGAGGTCACCCTCGGAATGCGCGCCCGTCACCATAGCGACCCCGCCCTCTGGGCGCCCCTCGTCCACAGTGGCCCCTGA
- a CDS encoding TetR family transcriptional regulator, whose protein sequence is MAGSESGYQARWEEHNSARQLMILRAAVDLLEESPPGTHIPVQKIAKRAGLAKSVVYRRFADRDDLDRRIRSYLVDDFASAMAAELDVSHGSVEEILRRSVDTVAGWMSEHPRLHDFMRQGPTHDDDAGGDAVSSLRGRIAVRAHEVIAAFLASFDLDDGGLESLPLAIVTMVEGMLTQWVREPAPRRPRAEIVAELATYAWFMLDGAARSLGLVIDPAAELRTVVERMTGTGPGGGAGAASGAGAVSGVTA, encoded by the coding sequence ATGGCGGGTTCGGAGAGCGGGTATCAGGCGCGCTGGGAGGAGCACAACTCCGCGCGCCAGCTGATGATCCTGCGCGCCGCCGTCGACCTCCTGGAGGAGTCCCCGCCCGGCACGCACATCCCGGTACAGAAGATCGCGAAGCGGGCCGGGCTCGCGAAGTCGGTCGTGTACCGGCGGTTCGCCGACCGCGACGACCTCGACCGCCGGATCAGGTCCTACCTGGTGGACGACTTCGCGAGCGCGATGGCGGCCGAGCTCGACGTCTCGCACGGCTCGGTCGAGGAGATCCTCCGCAGGTCCGTCGACACGGTCGCGGGCTGGATGTCGGAGCATCCCCGCCTGCACGACTTCATGCGGCAGGGGCCGACGCACGACGACGACGCGGGCGGCGACGCGGTCAGCAGCCTCCGGGGCCGGATCGCGGTCCGGGCGCACGAGGTCATCGCCGCGTTCCTGGCGTCGTTCGACCTGGACGACGGCGGCCTGGAGTCGCTCCCGCTGGCCATCGTGACGATGGTCGAGGGCATGCTGACGCAGTGGGTGCGCGAACCGGCCCCGCGCAGGCCGCGCGCGGAGATCGTGGCCGAACTCGCCACCTACGCGTGGTTCATGCTGGACGGTGCCGCCCGGTCGCTGGGCCTCGTCATCGACCCCGCGGCGGAACTCCGGACGGTCGTCGAGCGGATGACCGGCACGGGACCGGGCGGCGGCGCGGGAGCGGCGAGCGGCGCGGGGGCGGTCAGCGGCGTCACGGCGTGA
- a CDS encoding glycoside hydrolase, with protein MPGDETRVIESQEGYTWDGWGTCLSWWANTDLGRRDDLAAVLFSLDRVNVATTAGEVELPGLGLNIVRYNLGACTWTGAGMVESPAIVRRKQIETFSDGDAWNGDADPNQRSMLAKARDHGADAFEMFSVSPPWWMTVTGNPSGAERGDVDNLAFAYQEAFADYIATVARRARDEWGIRFGSVEAFNEPSLASWHAEQNQEGCHFTLGAQEAVLSYLRRALDAHDLPDVLIAASDECRYAEATGTWKNFTEETRRLVGRVNVHGYERDDAGRSRTALREAVGADTPVWQTEYSEGEPDGLTMALSIGRDVRHLRIRAWSCWQPVEALDWGLLDGEYDDTTPNPDGGANGTLKGRVGGVNTKYYVLAHYTRHIRPNARILDSGHPHTVAAHAPATRRLALVTANDDKPRNVTYDLRALTEDANPVRVWTTDTSSAQHYTRTPDTHLQGGLLTMTHPPNTVTTLDIEDVQAP; from the coding sequence ATGCCTGGGGACGAGACGCGGGTCATCGAATCGCAAGAGGGCTACACCTGGGACGGCTGGGGGACCTGCCTGTCCTGGTGGGCCAACACCGACCTGGGCAGGCGCGACGACCTGGCCGCCGTCCTGTTCAGCCTGGACCGGGTGAACGTCGCCACCACCGCCGGCGAGGTCGAACTACCCGGGCTGGGCCTGAACATCGTCCGCTACAACCTCGGCGCTTGCACCTGGACGGGCGCCGGGATGGTCGAGTCGCCCGCCATCGTCCGGCGCAAGCAGATCGAGACGTTCAGCGACGGCGACGCGTGGAACGGGGACGCGGACCCGAACCAGCGGAGCATGCTCGCGAAGGCCCGCGACCACGGCGCCGACGCCTTCGAGATGTTCTCCGTCTCCCCGCCCTGGTGGATGACGGTGACCGGAAACCCCTCCGGCGCCGAGCGCGGCGACGTCGACAACCTCGCGTTCGCCTACCAGGAGGCCTTCGCGGACTACATCGCCACGGTCGCCCGGCGCGCCCGCGACGAATGGGGCATCCGGTTCGGCTCGGTGGAGGCGTTCAACGAGCCGTCGCTCGCGTCCTGGCATGCCGAGCAGAACCAAGAGGGCTGCCATTTCACCCTGGGCGCGCAGGAGGCCGTCCTCTCCTACCTGCGCCGCGCCTTGGACGCCCACGACCTGCCGGACGTGCTGATCGCCGCGTCCGACGAATGCCGCTACGCCGAGGCCACGGGCACCTGGAAGAACTTCACCGAGGAAACCAGGCGCCTCGTCGGCCGCGTCAACGTGCACGGCTACGAGCGCGACGACGCCGGCCGCAGCCGCACCGCCCTCCGCGAAGCCGTCGGCGCGGACACGCCCGTATGGCAGACGGAGTATTCAGAAGGCGAACCCGACGGCCTCACGATGGCCCTGAGCATCGGCCGCGACGTCCGCCACCTGCGAATCCGCGCATGGTCCTGCTGGCAGCCGGTCGAAGCCCTCGACTGGGGCCTGCTGGACGGCGAGTACGACGACACCACCCCGAACCCGGACGGCGGCGCGAACGGCACCCTCAAGGGGCGGGTCGGCGGCGTCAACACCAAGTACTACGTCCTCGCCCACTACACCCGGCACATCAGGCCGAACGCGCGCATCCTCGACTCCGGCCACCCGCACACGGTCGCGGCGCACGCCCCCGCCACCCGCCGACTGGCCCTGGTCACCGCCAACGACGACAAGCCCCGCAACGTCACCTACGACCTGAGAGCCCTGACCGAGGACGCAAACCCCGTCCGCGTATGGACGACCGACACATCGTCCGCCCAGCACTACACGCGCACCCCCGACACCCACCTGCAAGGCGGCCTCCTGACCATGACCCACCCCCCGAACACGGTGACGACCCTGGACATCGAGGACGTCCAGGCCCCGTGA
- a CDS encoding MarR family winged helix-turn-helix transcriptional regulator — MEDTINAMQPDATAAMVDQWNRERPDLDATPMLVVGRLFRLTDEADQRLRPLFAAADLGNGDFDVLAALRRSGPPHALSAGELSRTVLVTTGAITKRVDRLETRGLVSRTVAENDSRGRLVTLTAEGIALTDELIAAHLDNQRRLLAGLTEPEREQLATLLHRLAATLDC, encoded by the coding sequence GTGGAAGATACAATCAACGCCATGCAGCCCGACGCCACCGCCGCCATGGTCGACCAGTGGAACCGCGAACGCCCGGATCTCGACGCGACCCCGATGCTGGTCGTCGGCCGCCTCTTCCGGCTCACCGACGAGGCCGACCAGCGGCTCCGCCCGCTCTTCGCCGCCGCCGACCTCGGCAACGGCGACTTCGACGTCCTCGCGGCGCTGCGCCGCTCCGGCCCGCCCCACGCCCTGTCGGCGGGCGAGCTCAGCCGCACCGTCCTGGTCACGACCGGCGCCATCACCAAGCGGGTCGACCGGCTGGAGACCCGCGGCCTGGTGAGCAGAACCGTCGCCGAGAACGACTCGCGCGGACGCCTCGTCACCCTCACCGCCGAAGGCATCGCCCTCACCGACGAGCTGATCGCCGCCCACCTGGACAACCAGCGCCGCCTGCTCGCCGGGCTCACCGAGCCGGAACGGGAGCAGCTCGCGACCCTCCTCCACCGGCTCGCCGCGACACTCGACTGCTGA